The genomic interval ACGAACTGCCGCAGGTGAGCCGCCACGCCACCATTAAAGAAATGCTGTTTGACAGCGGCGTGAAAACCGGCGATGCACCGCCACCCATTGTAGTGCAAAAAGATGAGGCTGTGCTTGAAAAGCTGCTGGCACTGGCGGCTTCGGGCCTCTCGCCATCGGCGCTGAACAGTTTCCGCGACTGCAGCCTGAAGTTTTATTTCAGCTACGTGGCACAACTGCGCGAGGCGGAAGAAGTGGAAGAAACCATAGGCGCAAACACACTGGGCACAGTTATACACGCCACGCTGGAGGCCTTGTACAAACCACACTTAGGCACGCCGCTTACGCCCGAACTTATTCTGACGCTGAAGGCAAAAGCGCCGGCCGTTTGCGAAAAAGAATTTGCCGTGGTTTGTCCGCCCGACGAAACCGGCTACGGCAAAAACCTGCTCGCCAAACGCATTGCCCTGCGCTACCTGAGCCGCTATTTTGATGCCGAGCACACACGCGTAACACAGCTTGGCAAAGTCAATATTACCGCTACCGTAGAAGCGCTTGAAGAAGAACTGCGCATACCCATAACCGTAAACGGCCACGAGATGATGCTGCGCGGCACGGCCGACCGTATAGACCGCAACGGCAATGAAGTGCAGCTGATAGACTACAAAACCGGCCGCACCGCCGATAAAGAGCTGAAGTTTGCCGAATGGGACGAAATTGTGAGCAATGCCGAAATAGCCAAAAGCTTTCAGCTGCTCATGTATGCGCTGCTTTACCAGCGCCTGCATCCGGAAACGGAAACCATCACTTCGGGCATTGTATCGTTCCGCGATTTGAAAAGCGGCGTGAAAAAAGTGCGCACCCCGTTGGGCGATATGCTGCGCAATGAGGTGCTTACGGAGTTTGAACTGCAGCTCCGCAATTTGCTTCAACTGCTTGTTAATCCTGAAATTCCGTTTGCTCAAACTGATGATTGGGACAAATGCCGGATTTGTCCGTTTATACATGTGTGTAACCGGCATTAGCTGCACTAGCTGCGGAAAGTTTACTTTCGGCGAAGCCTGTGACGATGCTGCGGAAAGTTTGCTTTCGGCGAAGCCTGTGACGATGCTGCGGAAAGTTTACTTTCGGCAAAGCCTGTGACGATGCTGCGGAAAGTTTACTTTCGGCGAAGCCGGTGACGATGCTGCGGAAAGTTTGCTTTCGGCGAAGCCTGTGACGATGCTGCGGAAAGTTTGCTTTCGGCGAAGCCGAAAAAAACTTTCTGCAATATTTAAACAAGTTTGCAACTTGTTTAAATAAGTACAGTGCATTTACACAGCCATTTTTAATGCACCATACGGCATGAATTTCTAGCCCTGGCTGTAATGGAAAGCCTGCTACGATGCTTTATGTATTGAAAATGCTCTTGCAATGGAAGACAGGAGCGGACGGTATTTTGAAGCACCTGCGGTTCGCTCCTCCTCCTTAAAAAGCATTTTACCCGCAAGTCTGGAGACTTGCCAAATTATTACGAAAAGTTTATTGCCTGCGGCAATTGAAACTTTTCGCAGCGTTGCAGCGTTGTTGTTCAGAAAAGTTGATCGCCTCCGGCAATTGAAACTTTTCGCAGCCGTGCAGCCGTGTGGTTAAATTGCGAAAACCCGCATAAACTTTTTACACCGTTGCGGGTTTATTACCTTTGAAGACTTATGAGTTACGCCAGTTTAAGAGCCTGTGTGGAAGATTTGGAGCGGCACGGCCACCTGATTCGCATACGCGAAGAGGTGGATCCTTATCTTGAAATGGCTGCCATTCATTTACGTGTACACGAAGCGGGCGGCCCTGCGTTGCTGTTTGAAAACGTGAAAGGTTCGGCTTTTCCGGCTGTATCTAATTTATTTGGCACTATTGAACGGAGCCGTTTTATGTTTCGCCATTCGCTGGATGCGGTGCAGAAATTGGTGGCGCTCCGGTCAGACCCGATGCAGGCCTTGCGTAAACCGTTGCAGCATTTGGGCGTGCCGTTTACCGCATTAAAAGCCCTGCCGCGTAAAGCGCGACTGAGTGTGCCGGTGGCCGAAATGCAAACGCAGATTTCGAAACTGCCGCAAATACACCACTGGCCCATGGACGGCGGCCCGTTTGTGACCCTGCCCATTGTATATACCGAAGACATAGACCGTCCGGGCGTGATGCGTTCGAACATAGGCATGTACCGCATACAGCTTGGCGGCAACGAGTATGTGCAGGACAAGGAAATAGGCCTGCACTACCAGTTGCACCGCGGCATAGGTGTGCACCAGACCAAGGCCAATGCCAAAGGCCAGCCGCTGAAAGTGAGCATTTTTGTGGGCGGTCCGCCCGCGCTTACGTTTGGCGCGGTAATGCCCCTGCCCGAAGGCCTGTCGGAACTTACGTTTGCGGGCGTGCTGGGTGGCCGCCGTTTCCGCTACGCCTACCGCGATGGTTTTTGTTTGGCGGCCGATGCCGACTTTGTAATTACCGGCGAAGTATATCCGGGCGAAAACAAGCCCGAAGGTCCGTTTGGCGACCACCTGGGCTACTACAGCCTGAAGCATGATTTTCCGCTGATGCGTGTACACAAAGTGTATCACCGCCGCGATGCGATATGGCCGTTTACGGTGGTGGGCCGTCCGCCGCAGGAAGACACCAGCTTTGGCGCCTTGGTGCATGAGCTTACTGGAAATGCCATACCCGACGAGATTCCCGGTCTGAAAGCCGTGCATGCGGTGGATGCGGCCGGTGTACACCCTTTGCTGCTGGCTATTGGCAGCGAGCGCTACACGCCTTACCTGCCCACGCGGCGGCCGGCCGAGATTATTACGCAGGCCAATGCGATACTTGGATTCGGGCAGCTTTCGCTGGCGAAGTATTTGTTTATTTGCGCAGGCGAAGACAATCCGCAGCTCAACATTCACCACGTGGTGCCCTACTTCACACATTTGCTGAGCCGCATTGACTACACGCGCGACCTGCATTTCCACACGCAAACCAGCATAGATACGCTCGACTACAGCGGCACCGGGCTGAACACGGGAAGCAAAGTGGTATTTGCCGCTGCCGGCAACCCTGTGCGTGAGCTTTGTACTGAAGCGCCCGCCCTGCAATTGCCCACGGGCTTTGAAGGCTGCGGGCTGGCCATTCCCGGCGTACTTACCGTGCAGGGCCCGAAGTTCAGCACCTACGAAAACGCCACCCGCGAACTGGCCGTGCTTACCGATGCGCTAAGCACACAACCGCTTGAAAAAGCTGCCATGATTGTGCTTTGCGACGATGCGCGGTTTACGGCAGCCACGGTAAACAACTGGCTCTGGGTAACGTTTACACGCAGCAACCCATCGCACGATATTTATGGCGTAAATGCCTTTACCGAGCATAAACACTGGGGCTGCCACGGCCCGGTGGTAATTGATGCGCGGATAAAGCCGCACCATGCCCCGCCGGTGGAGAAGGATGCTGCGGTGGAAAAGCGGATTGACCGGTTGTTTGTGAAGGGTGGCCCTTTGCACGGGAAGATTAAATGATGATATTGGGAATTTGAGGGGGATTTGAGATATTTGTATTATCCAAGTTAACCTCAAACATGTCTTTACGGTTTTTCTCTCTGCTGTGCGGGCTACTTGCCTTCTCCTGCCTTTATTCACAACAAGCTGACTTCCCGTTGATGTATTCGCACGGGAAGATTCCACGAAAATTTCTTATCAAACCCGAAGCGGCTGCAAAAGAAGAAATTGATGCGATTAAAGCACAATCAAAACGACTCACTCAGGCCGAGGTCGATTACATCTATATACGGGAATATACGTTTAGTCATTATATCACAGAAGGAATAATTACTTATGGCGATGAGATAAGCAATTTCAGCCAACGAATTGTAAACCGCTTACTTGTAAATGATCCTGAGCTTAACAAAAAAATCAACGTTTACCTTCTTCGTTCGTATGAAGCCCGCCTCGTATCGTTCGACAACGGAATTATTTTTGTGAGTACCGGACTGTTCTCGAAAATTGAAAATGAAGCTCAATTAGCCTATCTGCTGGCGCGGGAAATTATTCATATCCGCGAAAACCATGCGCGTGAAAACTACCTGAATACATACTCAGGCGAGAGTAGAAATATCCGATATCAGGACAGGGTTTCGGTTTTCTCGGCAGAGCAGGAAGCTGTTACAGATAAAAAGGCTATTCGACTTTTTATTGATGCAGGGTATGCAATGGAGGAAAGCGTGAAATCACTGACCTTACTTTCATCTTTCGACCAGTGTTTCGGGAATATCAAATTTGACATTTCCTTTTTTGAGCATGATGATTACATTTTCCCGCTAAACTATCAACTGCAAGAGCTTGTTTTGGCGCCCGCAGACTCGCTGGCCATGCAACTGTTCCCTAATCTTAGCAACCGGATAAACGATCTGAAAAGCTACATTCAACTGCTTCAGCAGGCAGAAGGGAAATCAGCATTCGAGAATATTTCACAGCTGCAAGTTTGGGCACGCGAGGAAACCATACGCATGTATTGTATTGATCAAAAAATAAATCATTCGATATACGGCGCCTATGTGATTTTACAAACCGACAGCCAGAATAAAGCCGCCCGCCGCACAATTGCCTATTGCCTTGCCATAAAAGCAATTTACGAATCGCCGGACCATGCAACCTATTCCACCAATGTAATTGTACTAGAAAAAAATGCCGCATTTAAAGATTATTCAAAAAAGAGCACTGGAAATAAAGACGAAGAAGTTGCTGAAAAAGTAACACAGGCAGGAGAAGCTCAGCGTGTAAATCATTTTCTCACCAGTATGAGTCACCCTGAACTTACAATTCTTGCGTTAGATCATAACTGGGGGCTATATCATCAATATGCTACTGAAACAGATGCACTGAAAAGAGTTAAAATGCTGATGAATATCCTAAAAGCGAATTACGATCTCGGACTGATGGAGTTTTCGCACACTGCTTACCAACCTGTGTTGAATGAAAAAAGTGCCCCGGAAAATTTAACTCAGAACCCGCTTCCGAAACCAACAGGCAAACCTATAATTACGTTAGAACCACTGCAAGCAAAAGACGCATGGGGTACATACAAGGAAACTCAGGATAATAATCTGGAACAAAAGATGCAAGGGTATTCGATAAACGACCCTAACGGAGAAAAAGACAAAACATCAAAAATAATTCCCCCTGTAAAAGCAGTAACCTGGCGGAAAGCCGATCCTGAAAAACAATATGAGTCTGTAATATACAACTATTACGAATATGCGTTTGTAAGCTACATTCATGATGCTGAATTTATTAAGGCGTTTAATCGATCAGCAGATAAAATTACAATGGAAAAAACATACAGGGATTTTACCCCTTATGTGGTGTATGAAATGAAGCACAACTCCGGATTGGGAAAAGATAAATTTATACCCGGTTACATTTACGGTTTAGAAAGACAATATAATTCACGCCTGGAACAGCTTACAATTAACAATGACGGATCGGAAGAAGTACGGAAATATCAGAAAGATGCAGTCTTCTCTTATTCAGACAACTATGCTAATGCTGCGTTTTACAGTGTACATAATTTAACTGAAAACGACACATTTGCATACTCCTATTACTGTATTTATCAAACCATACTCAGTGATTTATACAACCATCTTAAAGAAGACCGGTATATAGCACCCGACATTTGCGGAGTGCTCAGGAATAATGTGACCATTTTCTTTAAAACAAACATCATACTTTCCAGCTACGTCATTAACCAGTCACAATCTGATGGTCGATCAGCCTCCCGCATAACCACTACAGGCATAGACATGGATACCGGACGAATAGTACTTTACTGGTATGAGGAAAACAGCATGCTTGCTAAAAGTTATTTGTTAAATACACATTATAGTAACATCAGAAAGAAAATAAGCTACCAGCCCAAATAAACATACCTGCTACTGAGGAAATCCATGTTTACATTGCGCGTCAATACCAACCCCGCTACACCCGCACGAATTCATTTTGAATTCTGCACTTTTTTGCATATTTGTAACAAGATGCTTAACCTCAAGAACAGCACCTCTTATTCATTTCTGGTTTTGTTTTGCGCACTGTTGCAAGGGCTTTCTGCACAGGCACAATACAATGACTATTCATTAGTAAAGTCAAAAGGCGATATTCCCGCAGACTTTATTCAGCCGGTTGATGTGCGTACAAAAAACAGCATTCAACGGCTGGGGCTTCAATCGGTAAATGCGCAGAATTATGTCTGGGCCTCAGAAAGCGTATTTTCCTATTATGTGAATTCGGGTATGGTTACTTTGGGCGACAGTGTCAGCCTGCTTTGTACGCAGATAATTGACCGGCTCCTTGTTTCAAACAAAGCGTTGCGACAGAACCTCAATGTGTATCTCCTTCGTTCAAGCAAGCCAGAAATTTATACGTTCTACAATGGCAATATGCTTGTAAGTACGGGCATACTTGCCCGCACTGCCAATGAAGCGCAACTGGCCTACCTGATTGCACGCGAGATTATTGTGTACAGAAATATATTTGATGGCCGGCAGATTACTTCCACTAAGCTCAATTTCCAAAAAGACTCTCTTGATTTAGAATCAGCAGTTTTTACACGCTCGGAAGAAGAAGAAAGCGCCGCTGACCGCCAAGCCTTAAAAATGTATCTCGAAGCCGGATATGATGCTTCTGAGGCGATCACCGCGTTAAAACTGCTCTACAACCCTGAAGCCAGCTTTGATGATGTGCCTTTTGATCTGAGTTTTTTTGAGCACGGTGACTATGTATTTCCGCCATCTTACCACTTAAAAGAACTGGTAGCCGGAGATACAAACTCGTTTAATGAACAAACTAACCTTCAGCTTTCACGACGAATTACTATTTTAAAATCACTCATCCAACAAGTTGAGGCTCCCGGAAATAAATTTATTTTACAAACAGAGGCCGAGTTTATTTCGCTCAGCACACTGGCGAAACAGGAAGTAATGCGGCAATTCTTTATTGATCAGCAGCATGAGTACGCCATTTATTCGGCATACCTGCTCCTGAAAAAAGACTCCACCTATCAGCCTGCCAAAAGTATTATTGCCCATAGTTTAAATACACTCGCCATCTACAAAACACAATCAATACCGGAACCACCTCCCTTAATTTATATCGTTCCGCTGAAACCGGTTGTTAATTCTGTAAATACACCACCTGCTGTATATACAATTCAGCCCACTTCTAATATTGCTGGCGAAGCTCAGCACATCAATTACCTTCTTCACCAGTTAAGTTATACCGAATTTTACATTCTCGCTCTTGACTGGCAATGGAAAAACCTGAAAGCGTTAAAGAAAGCTGATAAATCAATTGAGCAGACACAGGTGAAACG from Bacteroidota bacterium carries:
- a CDS encoding UbiD family decarboxylase; amino-acid sequence: MSYASLRACVEDLERHGHLIRIREEVDPYLEMAAIHLRVHEAGGPALLFENVKGSAFPAVSNLFGTIERSRFMFRHSLDAVQKLVALRSDPMQALRKPLQHLGVPFTALKALPRKARLSVPVAEMQTQISKLPQIHHWPMDGGPFVTLPIVYTEDIDRPGVMRSNIGMYRIQLGGNEYVQDKEIGLHYQLHRGIGVHQTKANAKGQPLKVSIFVGGPPALTFGAVMPLPEGLSELTFAGVLGGRRFRYAYRDGFCLAADADFVITGEVYPGENKPEGPFGDHLGYYSLKHDFPLMRVHKVYHRRDAIWPFTVVGRPPQEDTSFGALVHELTGNAIPDEIPGLKAVHAVDAAGVHPLLLAIGSERYTPYLPTRRPAEIITQANAILGFGQLSLAKYLFICAGEDNPQLNIHHVVPYFTHLLSRIDYTRDLHFHTQTSIDTLDYSGTGLNTGSKVVFAAAGNPVRELCTEAPALQLPTGFEGCGLAIPGVLTVQGPKFSTYENATRELAVLTDALSTQPLEKAAMIVLCDDARFTAATVNNWLWVTFTRSNPSHDIYGVNAFTEHKHWGCHGPVVIDARIKPHHAPPVEKDAAVEKRIDRLFVKGGPLHGKIK